The following coding sequences are from one Deltaproteobacteria bacterium window:
- a CDS encoding phosphatase PAP2 family protein has protein sequence MFALLFLALASIEICGLAWLVPLDASTLQWIIAQRSCSLDYGMFVLQDRALSVLIFFGGSTCLWLCSQRRWREAWRLVLVVLVGSFLCELLKTGIERVRPSALPPRMTGNSFPSGHVATACLVAGAVGFAVWHERRSVFFRAATIGLLGLLVGAVIWQRLYFGHHWLTDIVGSVLLSGAWLCFALPHPRLFVLTGQTSFIASGLLASYVGLYYFPGFRVSLPTAIRIEEVPVVMVTFGRQRQQELFHGAWGADAQEGVGPVTWLAREEAGLEVFLPQAGTYRLNLTVRPLLPSKAFACFPLEVAVNRHRLGSLLLYRGWRQYTLPLDAQWILPGKNTLTFRAGEEFPDSAADTQTIAFHQLRFLRDTR, from the coding sequence ATGTTTGCGCTTCTCTTCCTGGCTCTCGCTTCGATCGAGATCTGCGGGCTCGCTTGGCTCGTGCCGCTCGATGCCTCCACTCTGCAATGGATTATCGCGCAGCGGTCCTGCTCGTTGGATTATGGCATGTTCGTTTTGCAGGATCGCGCTTTAAGTGTGCTGATCTTTTTCGGAGGGTCGACCTGCCTTTGGCTCTGTAGCCAACGACGGTGGCGAGAGGCGTGGCGTCTTGTCCTTGTCGTGTTAGTCGGCAGCTTTCTTTGCGAACTGCTGAAGACCGGCATCGAGCGCGTGCGGCCTAGTGCGTTGCCGCCGCGAATGACCGGGAACAGTTTTCCCAGCGGGCATGTGGCGACCGCGTGCCTTGTCGCTGGGGCAGTGGGCTTCGCGGTGTGGCACGAGCGTCGCTCGGTGTTCTTCCGCGCTGCCACCATCGGTCTACTTGGTCTCCTGGTCGGAGCGGTCATCTGGCAACGGCTCTATTTCGGGCATCATTGGCTCACCGACATTGTGGGGAGCGTGCTCCTCTCCGGGGCTTGGCTCTGCTTCGCGTTGCCGCACCCTCGGTTGTTTGTCTTGACTGGCCAGACTTCCTTCATTGCTTCCGGCTTACTCGCCAGTTATGTCGGGTTGTATTACTTCCCTGGCTTCCGTGTCTCGCTCCCTACAGCGATACGGATTGAAGAAGTACCTGTGGTTATGGTGACTTTCGGTCGCCAGAGACAGCAAGAGCTGTTTCATGGTGCGTGGGGAGCTGACGCGCAGGAGGGGGTTGGACCAGTCACCTGGCTCGCGCGAGAGGAGGCAGGTCTTGAAGTTTTCCTGCCGCAAGCAGGAACCTATCGGCTCAACCTGACGGTGCGGCCGCTCCTACCGTCAAAAGCTTTTGCGTGTTTTCCTCTCGAAGTGGCGGTCAACCGGCATCGCCTCGGTTCGTTATTGCTCTATCGCGGCTGGCGCCAGTATACCCTGCCCCTCGATGCCCAGTGGATTCTGCCAGGAAAAAATACGCTCACGTTTCGTGCGGGAGAGGAGTTCCCGGACTCGGCCGCCGATACGCAAACCATCGCTTTTCATCAGCTACGTTTCTTGAGGGACACCCGTTAG
- a CDS encoding universal stress protein — translation MNISTIVVPSDFSEHAAYAFTWALELASRWNAKIILFHAAPMLSSLVYPESMYVVDLARMEQEGLAEAEKQLNAAAAKKGTSPVVVETKVVMGEAVREICAAAEQAHADLIVMGSHGRTGLAHVFLGSVAERVIRHASCPVLVARLPQSAAQ, via the coding sequence ATGAACATTTCCACGATTGTAGTGCCAAGCGATTTTTCCGAGCACGCCGCGTATGCCTTCACCTGGGCGCTGGAGCTGGCGTCGCGCTGGAATGCGAAAATCATCCTGTTCCACGCCGCGCCCATGCTGTCCTCGCTCGTCTACCCCGAGAGCATGTATGTCGTCGATCTGGCACGCATGGAGCAAGAAGGACTCGCCGAGGCAGAAAAACAGCTCAACGCCGCCGCCGCGAAGAAGGGAACAAGTCCAGTGGTCGTCGAAACGAAGGTCGTCATGGGAGAGGCGGTGCGAGAGATTTGTGCCGCCGCCGAGCAGGCTCATGCGGATCTGATCGTGATGGGCTCGCATGGGCGAACAGGACTGGCGCATGTGTTCTTGGGGAGCGTGGCCGAACGCGTTATCCGTCATGCTTCCTGCCCGGTGCTGGTCGCACGGCTGCCGCAATCCGCCGCGCAATAA
- a CDS encoding sigma-54-dependent Fis family transcriptional regulator: protein MANLGTVMVADDEALARHSLAEALQEEGYLVYEAADGNAAVQLLEEREIDVVLSDLKMPGLDGLAILQKVRELYPQTMVLLMTAYASVETVIDALRLGAQDYLLKPLLLDDVMNKVRRLLEHKQQAWEVQLLRRELARRLSPDGLIGNSPAMQGVLTLISKVAPTNATVLIAGESGVGKEVVARALHAQSAQKDRVFLPINCSAIPETLLESQLFGYVKGAFTGAMGNQEGLFQRARGGTMFLDEIGELPLTLQPKLLRAIEEKEVLPVGATVPVKTDIRLLAATNRDLKREVEEGRFREDLYYRLNVIQLTIPPLRERREDLPLLVDYLVHRQNRELNKSYKGVENAAMKMVLALPWKGNIRELDNVLERGMILGNGEWITLADLPRTEAQDTMDVRLLGDNLKEAVQAYEKNHVETVLKKFAGEKKSAAEALGVSLSSLYRKLEELGVQTDKKGHL from the coding sequence ATGGCGAACCTCGGCACGGTGATGGTCGCGGATGACGAAGCTTTAGCGCGGCACAGTCTGGCGGAAGCTCTCCAAGAAGAAGGCTACCTTGTCTATGAAGCGGCAGATGGGAATGCGGCTGTGCAACTCTTGGAAGAACGGGAGATCGACGTGGTCTTGTCCGACCTTAAAATGCCGGGTCTCGACGGTCTTGCCATTCTCCAAAAGGTGCGCGAGCTGTACCCGCAAACCATGGTCCTCCTCATGACCGCCTACGCTTCCGTAGAAACCGTTATCGACGCGCTGCGGCTGGGTGCGCAAGATTACCTGCTCAAGCCGCTCTTGCTGGATGACGTGATGAATAAAGTGCGCCGCTTATTGGAGCACAAACAGCAAGCCTGGGAAGTGCAACTCCTCCGTCGCGAGCTGGCGCGGCGCTTGAGTCCCGATGGCTTAATCGGGAACAGTCCGGCGATGCAGGGAGTCTTGACGCTGATCTCTAAAGTGGCGCCGACCAACGCCACTGTGCTGATCGCCGGAGAAAGTGGCGTAGGGAAAGAAGTCGTTGCGCGAGCGCTTCATGCCCAAAGCGCTCAGAAGGATCGCGTCTTTCTGCCCATCAACTGTAGCGCTATCCCAGAAACTCTCCTCGAAAGCCAGCTTTTCGGTTATGTGAAGGGAGCATTCACTGGAGCCATGGGAAATCAAGAAGGCTTATTCCAGCGTGCCCGCGGCGGCACCATGTTTCTTGACGAGATCGGAGAACTGCCGCTGACACTCCAGCCGAAGCTGCTGCGGGCGATTGAGGAAAAAGAGGTATTGCCGGTGGGGGCGACGGTACCGGTGAAAACCGACATTCGACTGCTGGCGGCGACCAACCGCGATCTCAAGAGAGAAGTAGAGGAGGGGCGGTTTCGCGAGGACCTGTACTACCGCCTGAATGTGATTCAATTGACGATTCCTCCGCTGCGGGAACGGCGGGAAGATCTCCCGCTCCTCGTCGATTATCTCGTGCATCGCCAGAACCGGGAGCTGAACAAATCGTATAAAGGTGTGGAAAACGCTGCGATGAAGATGGTGTTGGCCCTGCCTTGGAAAGGCAACATCCGGGAATTGGACAATGTCCTCGAACGCGGCATGATTCTCGGCAATGGCGAATGGATCACGCTGGCGGACTTACCGCGCACGGAGGCGCAAGACACGATGGATGTTAGGCTTCTCGGCGACAATCTCAAAGAGGCAGTGCAAGCGTACGAGAAGAACCATGTCGAAACCGTCCTCAAGAAATTCGCTGGCGAGAAAAAGAGTGCGGCGGAAGCGCTCGGCGTGAGCCTCTCGTCGCTCTACCGCAAACTTGAGGAACTCGGCGTCCAGACAGACAAGAAAGGGCACCTATGA
- a CDS encoding formate/nitrite transporter family protein, which translates to MAVPVSLMSLDALLPAEIAKRAEEVGVQKCSLPFWPLLTLAVLAGAFIALGAAFSTTVSAGTAGVLPFGVTRLLAGVVFCLGLILVILGGAELFTGNALISLAWASGRVTFRQLLRNWGIVYLGNLLGALATALLMYASAQYTFGNGAVGLVALETARAKTSLGFLQAVSLGVFCNALVCLAVWLCLGAHSTTDKILALLFPISAFVTVGFEHSVANMYFIPLGLFVKTDTAFLALIEKSALDYSTLTWTAFVWTNLLPVSVGNVIGGVGLVGLVYWFVYLQPEEAHKSTTL; encoded by the coding sequence ATGGCTGTTCCTGTGTCGCTTATGTCGTTGGATGCATTACTGCCCGCCGAGATCGCGAAACGCGCCGAGGAGGTTGGAGTCCAGAAGTGCAGTTTGCCGTTCTGGCCGCTTCTGACGTTGGCGGTCTTGGCTGGGGCATTCATTGCGCTTGGTGCGGCTTTCTCCACCACCGTCAGCGCCGGCACGGCTGGTGTGTTGCCATTTGGTGTCACCCGTTTACTGGCTGGCGTGGTCTTTTGCCTTGGTCTCATTCTGGTGATTCTTGGCGGAGCCGAGCTGTTCACCGGCAATGCGTTGATCAGCCTGGCGTGGGCAAGCGGTCGGGTGACTTTTCGTCAGCTCCTCCGCAACTGGGGCATTGTCTATCTGGGGAACCTGCTGGGCGCGCTAGCGACCGCCCTGCTGATGTATGCCTCTGCCCAGTACACCTTTGGCAATGGCGCGGTTGGTCTCGTTGCCTTGGAGACTGCGCGGGCAAAAACGTCGCTGGGGTTTCTGCAAGCGGTCAGCCTCGGCGTCTTCTGCAACGCGCTGGTGTGCCTGGCCGTGTGGCTTTGTCTAGGGGCGCACAGCACGACAGATAAAATCCTGGCGCTTCTTTTTCCTATCAGCGCATTCGTGACCGTCGGATTCGAGCACAGCGTCGCCAACATGTATTTCATCCCTCTTGGGCTGTTCGTCAAAACCGACACCGCGTTTCTCGCCCTCATAGAGAAGAGTGCGCTGGACTACTCCACCCTCACGTGGACAGCGTTCGTGTGGACGAATCTGCTTCCGGTTTCCGTGGGTAATGTGATTGGCGGCGTCGGGCTGGTAGGGCTGGTGTATTGGTTCGTGTATCTCCAGCCGGAGGAAGCGCACAAGTCTACGACTCTTTGA
- a CDS encoding universal stress protein, whose protein sequence is MKSPDSEAKTISDSPTQTAETSAAGAPPWRRLLVPVDFSASSDAALLYAVQLARVNGATLHVYHAIPYPHMLDVLFERGFAPEETVLRIRRKGRHHVRQLLASVGVDVALRFHFHEGETVAAILAWVDKFKPDLIVMGTHGHRGAARFFLGSVAEAVVRQAPCPVLTLRATQA, encoded by the coding sequence ATGAAATCGCCTGACAGCGAAGCGAAGACCATCAGTGACTCTCCCACGCAAACGGCCGAGACCAGTGCCGCAGGCGCACCTCCGTGGCGGAGGCTGTTGGTGCCGGTAGACTTCTCCGCGTCTTCCGACGCGGCGTTGCTCTATGCGGTACAGCTTGCGCGGGTGAATGGGGCGACGCTCCACGTCTACCACGCGATCCCGTATCCGCATATGCTGGATGTGTTGTTCGAGCGCGGCTTTGCGCCCGAGGAAACCGTGCTGCGTATCCGCCGCAAAGGTCGTCATCACGTTCGGCAACTCCTTGCCTCCGTTGGTGTCGATGTTGCTCTGCGCTTCCATTTCCATGAGGGGGAAACGGTGGCGGCAATCCTCGCCTGGGTGGACAAGTTCAAACCGGACTTAATTGTGATGGGGACGCACGGACACCGTGGCGCTGCCCGCTTTTTTCTCGGCAGCGTTGCCGAAGCGGTCGTGCGGCAAGCGCCGTGCCCCGTACTGACGTTGCGGGCGACACAAGCGTAG
- a CDS encoding VWA domain-containing protein has translation MIYDIAGVTYTLTAPEWMWLLMLTPLLWLPLFWQPRRAVMSIAAVFRSLAAALLVAALAGLSTQTILSEHKLALVAAVDTSDSISDDGKAWTQEYLTRLTKVLESSDEFSIVAFAENAALLTPPGPPTNVSVTTEDLQESVSGETGGTDIARALERSLALYPEEAEKRLVLVTDGNETDGAARQHIALARRMGVKIFPVIPPSGRHPEVSLEKFMVPPLTREGSAFSMRLIVRNGNDKPVRGSATVLANDQALTRQEVNLEPGLSVLEVPAQILQRGNYLLRAEIKAAPDTIAGNNKQIANLAVTGKIRALVITDNPKTHLVRALQLKDVETEFRRPEGSPTRIAELLDYNCLVFDDIGRSGISTQQMNVIESYVRDFGGGFLMAGGLRTFGDLGYRGTTVERVLPVTFQEQRPKKKRRTPIALFIVVDRSNSMGYNSKVRGLHDGQKMKYAQKAALELLSQLQDTDYAGAIAFDSEPYMLTPLGALATNRADLIDKITRLQYGGGTDFYSALETAADQLARSRGSIRHIILLTDGDSNRSPTDHYPLVASVAQRQISITTIRIGDDSVNLQLLSYMSEKTGGRFYHVENVEMLPQLMIKDTKQVMREKEDDEDKAKEIIPRVGERGQILGGLDEFPALEEYMLTKPKAGADVQLYTDAHKEHDPLLATWQYGLGKVVVATFDPSGAGSSEWIRWEGYGKFWSQAVRWAIRDETPWDYRLSARYRGDRTVLRAESFDSDEDGILQVRVPRGGQTDNATMMPVAPRVYEAVLAGKRQGAFPVTILKRKGGQIVNQKNEVVMVGQSPGAALDEYRQQHPNHDLLRELAEGTQGRIDPDLNELVSQKREGQKKLLHPLENNLIVAALFLLLGDIALRVFFGPPA, from the coding sequence ATGATCTACGATATTGCCGGTGTGACTTATACCTTGACCGCACCCGAATGGATGTGGTTGCTGATGCTGACGCCTTTGCTGTGGCTCCCGCTCTTCTGGCAGCCTCGGCGCGCGGTGATGAGCATAGCGGCGGTATTCCGCTCCTTGGCTGCGGCGTTACTGGTAGCGGCGCTTGCCGGTCTCAGCACCCAGACCATTCTCTCCGAACATAAACTGGCTTTGGTCGCGGCGGTGGATACGTCAGACAGCATCTCCGACGATGGCAAGGCGTGGACGCAAGAATATCTGACGCGGCTGACCAAAGTCTTAGAATCCTCGGACGAGTTCTCCATCGTCGCGTTTGCCGAGAATGCCGCGTTGCTGACGCCTCCCGGCCCGCCGACCAACGTTTCTGTTACGACTGAAGACTTGCAGGAATCCGTCTCCGGAGAGACCGGAGGAACCGACATCGCCCGCGCTTTGGAGCGGTCGTTGGCGCTCTACCCAGAAGAAGCGGAGAAACGTCTGGTCCTCGTTACCGATGGGAACGAAACCGACGGTGCGGCGAGACAACACATCGCGCTCGCGCGCCGCATGGGCGTCAAAATCTTCCCCGTCATTCCCCCATCGGGTCGGCATCCGGAAGTGTCTCTGGAAAAATTCATGGTCCCGCCGCTTACGCGAGAAGGAAGTGCGTTCAGCATGCGTTTGATTGTCCGCAACGGCAACGACAAACCCGTGCGCGGCAGTGCGACCGTATTAGCGAACGATCAAGCCCTCACCCGCCAAGAGGTGAACTTGGAGCCTGGGCTTTCGGTGCTCGAAGTGCCGGCGCAGATTCTGCAACGCGGGAATTATCTCCTGCGCGCCGAAATCAAAGCCGCGCCCGACACCATTGCCGGCAACAATAAACAAATCGCCAACCTGGCTGTGACCGGCAAGATTCGCGCGCTCGTCATTACCGATAATCCCAAAACTCATCTCGTGCGCGCATTGCAGCTCAAGGACGTGGAAACCGAGTTCCGCCGTCCGGAAGGGAGTCCCACCCGGATCGCCGAGCTGCTCGATTATAACTGCCTAGTGTTCGACGACATTGGACGGAGCGGCATTTCCACGCAGCAGATGAACGTGATCGAGAGTTATGTCCGCGACTTTGGCGGTGGGTTTCTCATGGCCGGTGGCCTCCGCACCTTCGGCGACCTGGGGTATCGCGGGACGACGGTCGAGCGCGTGCTCCCGGTGACGTTTCAAGAACAACGTCCGAAGAAAAAAAGACGCACGCCCATCGCGCTGTTTATCGTCGTCGATCGCTCCAACAGCATGGGCTACAACAGCAAGGTCCGTGGCTTGCACGACGGTCAGAAAATGAAGTACGCGCAGAAGGCGGCTTTGGAGCTGTTAAGTCAGTTGCAAGATACGGATTATGCCGGTGCCATCGCCTTCGACTCCGAGCCCTACATGCTCACTCCCCTTGGCGCGCTGGCCACGAATCGCGCCGACCTCATCGACAAAATCACCCGGCTCCAATATGGCGGTGGGACGGATTTTTACAGTGCACTGGAGACAGCGGCCGATCAGTTGGCGCGCAGCCGCGGTTCGATCCGGCATATCATCCTCCTCACGGATGGCGACTCGAACCGCAGCCCGACCGATCATTACCCGCTCGTGGCTTCCGTCGCTCAACGGCAGATCAGCATCACAACGATCCGCATTGGCGACGACTCCGTCAATCTGCAACTCCTGTCGTATATGTCCGAGAAGACCGGCGGGCGCTTCTATCACGTGGAGAACGTAGAGATGCTGCCGCAGCTCATGATTAAAGACACCAAGCAGGTGATGCGCGAAAAAGAAGACGACGAGGACAAGGCGAAAGAGATCATTCCTCGCGTGGGCGAACGCGGGCAGATTCTCGGCGGCTTGGACGAGTTCCCGGCCTTGGAAGAATACATGTTGACCAAGCCGAAAGCCGGGGCCGATGTCCAACTGTACACCGACGCGCACAAAGAACACGACCCGCTGCTGGCCACGTGGCAATACGGGCTGGGCAAAGTCGTGGTCGCCACTTTCGACCCGAGCGGCGCCGGGTCGAGCGAATGGATTCGCTGGGAAGGCTACGGCAAGTTTTGGTCCCAGGCCGTGCGCTGGGCGATTCGCGACGAAACCCCGTGGGATTATCGCCTGAGTGCGCGCTATCGCGGCGACCGCACCGTGCTGCGCGCGGAATCGTTCGACAGCGACGAAGACGGAATCCTGCAAGTCCGTGTGCCGCGTGGCGGGCAGACCGATAACGCCACGATGATGCCGGTTGCGCCACGAGTGTACGAGGCGGTGCTCGCCGGGAAACGCCAAGGCGCTTTCCCGGTGACGATTCTGAAACGGAAGGGTGGGCAAATCGTCAACCAAAAAAACGAAGTCGTCATGGTGGGACAATCCCCCGGGGCCGCGCTGGACGAATATCGCCAGCAGCACCCCAATCACGATCTTCTACGCGAACTGGCGGAAGGCACCCAGGGACGCATCGATCCCGACTTGAACGAGCTGGTGTCGCAGAAACGCGAAGGGCAAAAGAAACTCCTTCACCCATTGGAGAATAACTTGATCGTTGCCGCGCTCTTCCTACTCTTGGGCGATATCGCGCTACGGGTGTTCTTTGGACCGCCGGCCTGA
- a CDS encoding VWA domain-containing protein, which translates to MHRIAACVRFLPTRKGTFWRQTVKAGDSEYALMGILNPSALPFLAVLGVLVLIYLRERLRTRIEVPALLFWMEVKEDRLRIRRFLPSLLFFLQALLLLLLVGGLLHPFRPTTVTETRGHRWIFVFDVSASMQAREGRAQRFELALDQAKQVVKTLGTLDEVMLISVATRPKLVSGFTTDHRVVLHLLETLHPLDAGANLTLGVELALAQRDREGRQAKVHVFTDLPKNALALPEEQVQDIVYHRIGKNDDNVAIAALQLYQNPFQNYSQAQAYVLVRNYASRVRSGTLTVLLNDKSIFRRDFTLPSREVMSFSVKGFDEPGQLVARIEPSDALAVDNQALTWLAERGRRRLVVVSAAKGLQEELERVSRSIPGLEVSSVAPSAFAQAKLDPQDVVLFHQFVPAATVAANSLYIFPPSENPLFPVVSEAADLNILDWRQEHEILQNLRYVEALPLKKARVLALPSWAQVLISSRTRTGEVPLAFSGEKDGHRVVCLAFDLNKGNLTNSDNLTLLLLFLNTIRWLLPHDPSTPMPIAAGETFFLPADAAHDSPRVRAPNKQETLIDGGVVEVEQVGEYRVTGSRYQATLYANLFDDEESDIGRGDEDQAVSAPAKTETFAPQELVRTVPEEFGRSLYYGAALVLLLEWLYALWRYRRMRVS; encoded by the coding sequence TTGCACCGTATTGCTGCCTGCGTGCGGTTCCTGCCCACCCGAAAGGGTACGTTCTGGCGGCAAACGGTGAAGGCGGGCGATAGCGAGTACGCGCTCATGGGGATACTCAATCCGTCAGCTCTGCCGTTTCTTGCCGTTCTCGGCGTGCTCGTCCTGATTTACCTGCGCGAGCGCCTACGCACGCGCATCGAAGTGCCGGCGTTGCTCTTCTGGATGGAGGTGAAGGAAGATCGCCTGCGCATTCGGCGTTTCCTGCCCAGCCTGCTGTTTTTCCTGCAAGCGCTGCTGCTCCTCCTCCTCGTCGGCGGCTTGCTGCATCCTTTCCGTCCGACCACCGTGACCGAGACGCGCGGGCATCGCTGGATCTTCGTGTTCGATGTCTCGGCCAGTATGCAGGCGCGCGAAGGCCGCGCTCAGCGCTTCGAACTCGCACTCGATCAAGCCAAGCAGGTGGTGAAAACCCTCGGTACGTTGGACGAGGTGATGCTCATCAGTGTGGCGACACGTCCGAAGCTGGTCAGCGGTTTTACGACTGACCACCGTGTCGTTTTGCATCTGCTCGAAACCTTGCATCCTCTCGATGCCGGTGCCAATCTCACCTTGGGCGTGGAGCTAGCGCTGGCGCAACGCGACCGGGAAGGGCGACAAGCCAAGGTCCATGTGTTTACCGACTTGCCGAAGAACGCCCTTGCCCTTCCAGAGGAGCAGGTGCAGGACATTGTCTACCATCGGATTGGGAAAAACGACGATAACGTGGCCATCGCTGCGCTCCAACTGTACCAGAACCCGTTCCAAAACTACTCGCAGGCGCAGGCGTACGTGTTAGTGCGCAACTACGCCTCTCGGGTGCGCAGCGGAACGTTGACCGTGTTGTTGAACGACAAGTCGATTTTCCGCCGCGATTTCACTTTGCCGTCGCGCGAGGTCATGTCGTTTTCCGTGAAGGGCTTCGACGAGCCTGGGCAACTGGTGGCGCGGATCGAGCCAAGTGACGCTTTAGCCGTGGATAATCAAGCCTTGACCTGGCTGGCGGAACGCGGACGACGGCGCTTAGTCGTGGTGTCGGCGGCCAAGGGACTTCAGGAAGAGCTGGAGCGCGTGAGCCGTTCCATTCCCGGTCTGGAAGTATCGTCGGTCGCTCCCAGCGCTTTTGCCCAAGCGAAACTCGACCCGCAAGACGTGGTGCTGTTCCACCAGTTCGTCCCGGCCGCGACGGTAGCGGCCAACAGCCTCTATATTTTTCCTCCGTCCGAGAACCCGCTGTTTCCGGTGGTCAGCGAAGCGGCGGACCTCAACATTCTCGATTGGCGACAAGAACATGAGATCCTCCAGAATCTGCGTTATGTGGAAGCCTTGCCGTTGAAGAAGGCCCGGGTGTTGGCGCTGCCCTCCTGGGCACAGGTGTTGATCTCGTCTCGGACGCGCACCGGCGAGGTGCCGCTCGCCTTCAGCGGCGAGAAAGATGGGCACAGAGTGGTGTGTTTGGCCTTCGATCTGAATAAAGGGAATTTGACCAACTCCGATAATTTGACTTTGCTCCTGCTCTTTCTCAATACGATTCGTTGGCTGTTACCGCACGATCCCAGCACGCCGATGCCGATCGCTGCCGGCGAAACCTTCTTTTTGCCGGCGGATGCCGCCCACGATTCGCCCCGGGTGCGAGCGCCAAACAAGCAAGAAACTTTGATCGATGGTGGCGTGGTCGAAGTGGAACAGGTCGGGGAGTATCGGGTGACGGGTAGTCGTTATCAGGCGACGCTCTACGCCAATCTGTTCGATGACGAAGAGTCCGACATCGGACGAGGGGACGAAGACCAAGCCGTGAGCGCGCCGGCGAAGACCGAGACGTTCGCGCCGCAAGAACTCGTGCGCACCGTGCCGGAAGAATTTGGCCGCTCTTTGTACTACGGTGCCGCGCTCGTCTTGCTGCTCGAATGGTTGTATGCGCTGTGGCGTTACCGGCGCATGAGGGTGTCATGA
- a CDS encoding DUF1802 family protein → MEPTNSLALKEWAVVVESLTSGKQILLLRKGGIRERGGQLSTEPTEFFFFPTYVHQMEQGVVSDAALELQAALAAEPPEDQLLIPAYATVTEVQWLDARESVDALTGLHCWTSDTVEKRFAYKKPGLYLFALRVYRLPQPYRLPMLKRYAGCRSWVELGATLSTAGATPVLDDEAFTQQVRRVKERLCG, encoded by the coding sequence ATGGAGCCGACGAATTCCCTTGCTCTCAAAGAATGGGCGGTGGTGGTCGAGTCGCTGACGAGCGGAAAACAGATCCTCCTGCTACGCAAAGGCGGCATTCGCGAACGCGGGGGCCAATTGTCCACAGAGCCGACCGAGTTCTTCTTCTTTCCCACCTACGTGCATCAGATGGAGCAAGGCGTTGTGTCCGACGCGGCTCTGGAACTCCAGGCGGCGCTCGCGGCCGAACCGCCGGAAGACCAGCTCTTGATTCCCGCCTATGCCACGGTGACGGAAGTGCAGTGGCTTGACGCGCGCGAGTCCGTGGACGCTTTGACTGGGCTGCATTGCTGGACCTCGGACACGGTCGAGAAACGCTTTGCTTACAAAAAGCCGGGACTCTATCTCTTCGCGTTGCGAGTTTACCGACTGCCCCAACCGTACCGTTTACCGATGTTAAAGCGTTATGCCGGCTGCCGTTCGTGGGTGGAGTTGGGAGCAACCCTGAGCACAGCGGGAGCGACGCCGGTGTTGGACGACGAGGCCTTCACCCAGCAGGTAAGGCGTGTGAAGGAACGGCTCTGCGGCTAG